In Pseudomonas hamedanensis, a single window of DNA contains:
- a CDS encoding GNAT family N-acetyltransferase, with amino-acid sequence MQPVMNPKYPGLSVRVADEGFAPYIWGSDFSFEVAAYGAAQIGKPVEQWPVTPIVPYRKCYGIDPEEFSAFHNAPDSAIFMAWLDDEPVGHLVISTNWNGFAHIDELAVHAPARRHGVAKALLDVAQFWSRKKKLPGIMLETQNNNLGACRLYERCGYVMGGIDQLRYRGIDPHTAEVALFWYRLFDNPLENPLSPTASPRLVP; translated from the coding sequence ATGCAACCGGTCATGAATCCGAAATACCCTGGGCTGTCGGTGCGTGTCGCCGACGAAGGCTTTGCGCCGTATATCTGGGGCAGTGACTTCAGTTTCGAGGTCGCGGCGTATGGCGCGGCGCAGATCGGCAAGCCGGTCGAGCAGTGGCCGGTGACGCCCATCGTGCCGTACCGCAAATGCTACGGGATCGACCCGGAGGAATTCAGCGCCTTTCACAACGCGCCCGACAGTGCGATTTTCATGGCCTGGCTGGACGATGAGCCGGTCGGGCACCTGGTGATCAGCACCAACTGGAACGGCTTTGCGCACATCGACGAACTGGCGGTTCACGCCCCGGCGCGGCGTCACGGCGTGGCCAAGGCGTTGCTGGATGTCGCGCAGTTCTGGAGCCGCAAGAAGAAGCTCCCAGGCATCATGCTCGAAACCCAGAACAACAACCTCGGCGCCTGTCGGTTGTACGAGCGGTGCGGTTACGTGATGGGTGGCATCGACCAGTTGCGCTATCGCGGCATCGATCCGCACACCGCCGAAGTGGCCTTGTTCTGGTATCGCCTGTTCGACAATCCGCTGGAAAACCCGCTCAGCCCGACAGCATCGCCTCGGCTTGTTCCGTGA
- the dnaQ gene encoding DNA polymerase III subunit epsilon, with amino-acid sequence MATRSVVLDTETTGMPVTDGHRIIEIGCVELIGRRLTGRHFHVYLQPDRESDEGAIGVHGITNEFLVGKPRFAEVADEFFEFIKGAQLIIHNAAFDVGFINNEFALMGQHDRADITQHCTILDTLMMARERHPGQRNSLDALCKRYGVDNSGRELHGALLDSEILADVYLTMTGGQTSLSLAGNASDGNGTGEGADNSATEIRRLPADRQPARIIRATEEELAAHLARLEIIAKSAGGPALWTQIAEADAQA; translated from the coding sequence ATGGCCACCAGATCCGTTGTACTCGATACCGAAACCACCGGCATGCCGGTGACCGATGGTCACCGGATCATTGAAATCGGTTGCGTCGAACTGATCGGTCGGCGCCTGACGGGCCGGCATTTTCACGTTTACCTGCAACCGGATCGCGAGAGTGACGAAGGCGCCATCGGCGTTCACGGCATCACCAACGAGTTTCTCGTCGGCAAGCCGCGTTTTGCTGAGGTCGCGGATGAATTCTTCGAGTTCATCAAAGGCGCGCAGCTGATCATCCATAACGCGGCGTTCGACGTTGGCTTCATCAACAACGAATTCGCCTTGATGGGCCAGCACGACCGCGCTGACATCACCCAGCATTGCACCATCCTCGATACCTTGATGATGGCCCGGGAACGCCACCCGGGGCAGCGCAACAGCCTTGATGCGTTGTGCAAACGCTATGGCGTCGATAACTCCGGTCGGGAACTGCACGGCGCCTTGCTCGACTCGGAGATTCTTGCCGACGTCTACCTGACCATGACCGGCGGCCAGACCAGCCTGTCACTGGCCGGCAACGCCTCCGACGGCAATGGCACGGGTGAGGGCGCAGATAACTCGGCCACTGAAATCCGCCGCTTGCCGGCCGATCGCCAGCCCGCGCGAATCATTCGTGCCACCGAGGAAGAACTGGCCGCGCACCTGGCGCGGCTGGAGATCATCGCCAAGTCTGCCGGCGGGCCGGCGCTGTGGACGCAGATTGCCGAGGCTGACGCTCAGGCGTAA
- the rnhA gene encoding ribonuclease HI yields MSESVESVDTVELFTDGACKGNPGPGGWGALLVCKGVEKELWGGEANTTNNRMELLGAIRGLEALKRPCEVLLVTDSQYVMKGINEWMANWKKRGWKTAAKEPVKNADLWKELDEQVNRHKVTWKWVRGHIGHHGNERADQLANRGVDEVRGYKQS; encoded by the coding sequence ATGAGCGAAAGCGTTGAAAGCGTCGACACCGTAGAACTGTTCACCGACGGCGCCTGCAAGGGCAACCCTGGCCCCGGCGGCTGGGGCGCTTTGCTGGTGTGCAAGGGCGTCGAGAAGGAGTTGTGGGGCGGCGAAGCCAACACCACCAACAACCGCATGGAACTGCTCGGCGCCATCCGTGGCCTCGAAGCCTTGAAGCGGCCGTGCGAAGTGCTGCTGGTGACCGACTCGCAATACGTGATGAAGGGCATCAACGAGTGGATGGCGAACTGGAAAAAGCGCGGCTGGAAAACCGCCGCAAAAGAGCCAGTGAAGAACGCCGATTTGTGGAAAGAGCTGGACGAGCAGGTCAACCGCCACAAAGTCACCTGGAAGTGGGTGCGCGGGCACATTGGCCATCACGGCAATGAGCGGGCCGACCAGTTGGCCAACCGTGGCGTGGATGAGGTTCGTGGCTACAAGCAGAGCTGA
- a CDS encoding class I SAM-dependent methyltransferase, which produces MTDKAFAQADPDWLALISAAREWLAGPLGQFLLDEERRMLDDELGRFFGGYLVHYGPSAETPPAAPQVQRNVRLGAPLPGVEIVCEEQAWPLSEHAADVVVMQHGLDFCLSPHGLLREAASSVRPGGHLLIIGINPWSTWGLRHVFAHDALRKARCISPSRVADWLNLLGFALEKRRFGCYRPPLASPKWQNRLAGWERKAGGWQLSGGGFYLLVARKIVVGLRPLRQERREPMGKLIPLPMAKVNRRHIEP; this is translated from the coding sequence ATGACCGATAAAGCGTTCGCTCAGGCCGATCCCGACTGGCTGGCATTGATCAGCGCCGCCCGTGAATGGCTGGCGGGTCCGCTCGGGCAGTTTCTGCTGGATGAAGAGCGGCGCATGCTCGACGACGAGCTGGGCAGGTTCTTTGGCGGCTATCTGGTGCATTACGGCCCGTCCGCCGAAACCCCGCCGGCCGCGCCGCAGGTGCAGCGCAACGTACGCCTGGGTGCGCCGTTGCCGGGGGTCGAGATTGTCTGCGAGGAGCAGGCCTGGCCGTTGAGCGAACACGCCGCCGACGTGGTGGTGATGCAGCATGGTCTGGATTTCTGCCTGTCGCCCCACGGTTTGTTGCGTGAAGCGGCGAGCAGCGTACGGCCCGGCGGGCATTTGCTGATCATCGGCATCAATCCGTGGAGCACCTGGGGGCTGCGTCATGTCTTCGCCCACGACGCCCTGCGCAAGGCGCGCTGCATCTCGCCGTCACGGGTTGCCGACTGGCTGAATCTGCTGGGCTTCGCGCTGGAGAAACGCCGCTTCGGATGCTATCGTCCGCCGCTTGCGTCGCCCAAGTGGCAGAACCGTCTGGCCGGCTGGGAACGCAAGGCCGGTGGCTGGCAGTTGTCGGGCGGCGGTTTCTATTTATTGGTCGCGCGCAAGATTGTGGTCGGACTCAGGCCATTGCGCCAGGAGCGCCGCGAGCCGATGGGCAAGCTGATTCCGCTGCCAATGGCCAAGGTCAATCGTCGCCACATCGAACCGTAA
- the gloB gene encoding hydroxyacylglutathione hydrolase, translated as MIQISALPAFTDNYIWLLQDHQTQRCAVVDPGDAAPVQAWLEAHPGWALSDILITHHHHDHVGGVERLKAASGATVYGPASERIPGRDVALNDNDTVNVLGWDFAVYAVPGHTLGHIAYYHHGLLFCGDTLFAAGCGRLFEGTPAQMHHSLDRLAALPEDTLVYCTHEYTLSNLKFAAAVEPGNRHIAARLEKVSQQRQNGVMTLPSTLALEKLTNPFLRTSETLVTQKVDEREGAQNRAPSEVFAALRAWKDTF; from the coding sequence ATGATACAGATCAGTGCCCTGCCCGCGTTCACCGATAACTACATCTGGTTGTTACAGGATCATCAGACCCAGCGCTGCGCAGTGGTCGATCCGGGCGATGCCGCCCCGGTGCAGGCATGGCTCGAGGCCCATCCGGGCTGGGCGTTGAGCGATATCCTGATCACCCACCATCATCATGATCACGTCGGCGGCGTCGAACGTCTGAAAGCGGCCAGCGGCGCGACCGTCTACGGGCCGGCCAGCGAGCGCATACCCGGGCGCGACGTGGCGCTCAACGACAACGATACGGTCAATGTGCTCGGCTGGGACTTCGCCGTGTACGCGGTACCCGGTCACACCCTGGGACACATTGCCTATTACCACCACGGCCTGCTGTTCTGCGGTGACACCCTGTTCGCCGCCGGTTGCGGTCGGTTGTTCGAGGGCACGCCTGCGCAAATGCACCACTCGCTCGACCGCCTCGCCGCCTTGCCTGAAGATACGCTGGTTTACTGCACCCATGAATACACCTTGAGCAACCTGAAGTTTGCTGCGGCGGTGGAACCGGGCAATCGGCACATTGCCGCCCGTCTGGAAAAAGTCAGCCAGCAACGGCAGAACGGCGTCATGACCCTGCCCTCGACCCTGGCCCTGGAAAAGCTCACCAATCCGTTTTTACGCACTTCTGAAACATTGGTTACACAAAAAGTGGACGAACGGGAAGGCGCTCAAAACCGGGCGCCGAGTGAGGTATTTGCGGCATTGCGAGCATGGAAAGACACGTTCTGA
- a CDS encoding transglycosylase SLT domain-containing protein, with product MSSSIRKSAQSDALTRLAQAIAVAVSATLAGCSSHAPQTEATHTPNIAARAKQKPIWLTEKPSPQIPQDIWERMRQGFQLQEGLGVNPRIEQQRLWFASNPSFLENAGERGSLYIHYIVERLEERNMPLELALLPVIESAYNPMAYSRANAVGLWQFIPSTGRYFNLRQTRFYDGRRDITASTTAAMDYLTRLHDMFNGDWLLALAAYNAGEGTVSRAIERNEKLGLPTDYWNLPLPAETQAYVPKLLALSQVVLAPEAYGVNLNPIANEPYFQVVEINQRMDLSKVAAVANIDEDELFQLNPAFKQRTTIDGPQHLLVPTSKAQLLTASLQTMRPDELISPRSLKPVFEGADPSEVAQLKRAYRVKRGDNLGSIAKANKVEVKDLQRWNKLTGKNLKVGQTLVMQDNTQRAPARKSGRVNTVIAANSKTKGKAESKQQTQYKVKRGDTLYVVAKRFNVEMQHLKRWNPGAGKALKPGQMLTVYQPH from the coding sequence ATGTCGTCATCCATACGTAAGTCCGCCCAATCAGATGCATTGACCCGCCTGGCGCAAGCCATCGCGGTGGCTGTGTCCGCCACGCTGGCGGGCTGTTCCAGCCATGCTCCGCAGACTGAAGCGACGCATACGCCGAACATTGCTGCGCGAGCCAAGCAGAAGCCCATCTGGCTGACTGAAAAGCCCAGCCCACAGATTCCCCAGGACATCTGGGAACGCATGCGCCAGGGCTTCCAGTTGCAGGAAGGCCTTGGCGTGAACCCGCGCATCGAGCAGCAGCGCCTGTGGTTCGCCAGTAACCCCTCTTTCCTCGAGAATGCCGGCGAACGCGGCAGTCTCTATATTCATTACATCGTCGAACGCCTCGAAGAGCGCAACATGCCGCTGGAGCTGGCCTTGCTGCCAGTGATCGAGAGCGCCTACAACCCGATGGCCTATTCCCGGGCCAATGCGGTGGGCCTGTGGCAGTTCATTCCGTCCACCGGGCGTTACTTCAACCTGCGCCAGACGCGTTTCTACGATGGCCGTCGCGATATCACCGCCTCGACCACCGCGGCAATGGATTACCTGACCCGCCTGCACGATATGTTCAACGGCGACTGGCTGCTGGCCCTGGCGGCCTACAACGCCGGTGAAGGCACTGTCAGCCGCGCCATCGAGCGCAACGAGAAGCTCGGCCTGCCGACCGACTACTGGAACCTGCCGTTGCCGGCGGAAACCCAGGCGTACGTGCCGAAACTGCTGGCGCTGTCGCAAGTGGTGCTGGCGCCGGAAGCCTATGGCGTGAACCTAAACCCGATCGCCAACGAGCCGTATTTCCAGGTCGTCGAAATCAATCAGCGCATGGACCTGTCCAAGGTCGCTGCCGTGGCCAACATCGACGAAGACGAACTGTTCCAGCTCAACCCGGCGTTCAAGCAGCGCACCACCATCGACGGCCCGCAGCATTTGCTGGTGCCGACGTCGAAGGCGCAATTGCTCACCGCCAGCCTGCAGACCATGCGTCCGGACGAGCTGATCAGCCCGCGCTCGCTGAAGCCGGTGTTCGAAGGTGCCGATCCGTCCGAGGTTGCCCAGCTCAAGCGCGCTTATCGGGTCAAGCGTGGCGATAACCTGGGTTCCATCGCCAAGGCCAACAAGGTTGAGGTGAAAGACCTGCAACGCTGGAACAAGCTGACCGGCAAGAACCTCAAGGTCGGCCAGACCCTGGTCATGCAGGACAACACCCAGCGTGCGCCGGCGCGCAAGTCCGGCCGGGTCAACACCGTGATCGCGGCCAACAGCAAGACCAAAGGCAAGGCCGAGAGCAAGCAGCAGACCCAATACAAGGTCAAGCGCGGCGACACTCTGTACGTGGTGGCCAAGCGGTTCAACGTCGAGATGCAACACCTCAAGCGCTGGAACCCGGGTGCGGGCAAGGCGTTGAAGCCTGGGCAGATGCTCACGGTTTATCAGCCGCATTGA
- a CDS encoding extracellular solute-binding protein, whose translation MKRPLLLLLISLALSSPASATITESHGYAQFGTLKYPARFTHFDWVNPQAPKGGTLRVMAFGTFDTVNPYTFKGTSPVTTANFLQYGINELNEPLMVGTGQYSPSGDEPASSYGLIAQSVEYSEDRSWVVFNLRPEARFHDGTPITAYDVAFSYRLLLKDGHPLYRTALQEVLRVDILNQQRIRFVFKRSGNPLLILRLGELPVLPQHYWKDRDFKATTFEPPLGSGPYRITSVTPGRQLIFERVKDYWGKDLPVNRGKYNFDRMDVEFYRDSDVAFEAFKAGEFDIYIEHQAKNWVNGYNFPAIRRGEVIKAQIPHRIPTQSQGLFMNTRRATFADVKTREALGLMFDFEWTNRALFSDAYKRSTSYYPNSEFSASGLPVGHEWLMLKPYKDQLPAKLFTEPFTLPQTDGRGIPRESMRKALALLAEAGWKLNGQRLQNAHGQPLRFELLLVNPNLERLYQPYIENLNSIGIDARLRTVDRAQYKQRLDQFDFDMVSMTLGQTLSPGLEQWQYFHSSQVGVKGSKNYAGIANPVVDHLLEQLLAARTRDEQVAAGKALDRVLLWQHYSIPNWYLNYHRLAYRNRLAFVTTPPYTLGLSAWWLKSSEKDR comes from the coding sequence TTGAAGCGTCCCCTCCTCCTGCTGCTGATCAGCCTGGCCTTGAGCTCACCCGCAAGCGCGACGATTACCGAGAGCCACGGTTATGCGCAATTCGGCACGCTCAAGTACCCGGCCAGATTTACCCACTTCGACTGGGTCAACCCGCAAGCGCCCAAGGGCGGCACCTTGCGGGTAATGGCGTTCGGCACCTTCGATACGGTCAACCCCTACACGTTCAAGGGCACCAGCCCGGTCACCACGGCGAATTTCCTCCAGTACGGCATCAACGAGCTGAACGAGCCGCTGATGGTTGGCACCGGGCAGTATTCGCCCTCCGGCGATGAGCCGGCGTCCAGCTATGGCTTGATCGCGCAATCGGTGGAGTACAGCGAAGATCGCAGCTGGGTGGTGTTCAACCTGCGTCCCGAGGCGCGTTTTCACGACGGCACGCCGATTACCGCCTACGACGTGGCATTTTCCTATCGCCTGCTGCTCAAGGACGGCCATCCGCTGTACCGCACCGCCCTGCAGGAAGTGCTGCGGGTCGACATTCTCAACCAGCAGCGCATTCGTTTCGTGTTCAAGCGCTCGGGTAATCCGCTATTGATCCTGCGCCTGGGCGAGTTGCCGGTGCTGCCTCAGCATTACTGGAAGGATCGCGACTTCAAGGCCACCACCTTCGAGCCGCCGCTGGGCAGCGGGCCGTATCGCATCACCTCGGTCACACCGGGACGCCAGTTGATTTTCGAACGGGTCAAGGATTACTGGGGCAAGGACTTGCCGGTCAATCGCGGCAAGTACAATTTCGATCGCATGGACGTCGAGTTCTACCGCGACAGCGACGTGGCCTTCGAAGCCTTCAAGGCCGGTGAGTTCGACATTTACATCGAGCATCAGGCCAAGAACTGGGTCAATGGTTACAACTTTCCGGCCATCCGCCGCGGCGAGGTGATCAAGGCGCAGATTCCTCATCGGATCCCGACCCAGAGTCAGGGCCTGTTCATGAACACTCGCCGCGCGACCTTTGCCGACGTCAAGACTCGCGAAGCGCTGGGTCTGATGTTCGATTTCGAGTGGACCAACCGCGCGTTGTTCAGCGATGCCTATAAACGCAGCACCAGTTACTACCCCAACAGCGAATTCAGCGCCAGCGGCCTGCCGGTCGGGCATGAATGGCTGATGCTCAAGCCGTACAAAGATCAGCTCCCGGCCAAGCTGTTCACCGAGCCGTTTACGCTGCCGCAGACCGACGGCCGTGGCATCCCGCGCGAAAGCATGCGCAAGGCGTTGGCACTGCTCGCCGAAGCCGGCTGGAAGCTCAACGGTCAACGCCTGCAAAACGCGCACGGCCAACCACTGCGCTTTGAGCTGTTGCTGGTCAACCCGAACCTGGAGCGCCTCTACCAGCCGTACATCGAGAACCTCAACAGCATCGGCATCGACGCGCGCCTGCGCACCGTCGATCGCGCGCAATACAAACAGCGCCTCGATCAATTCGATTTCGACATGGTCTCGATGACCCTCGGCCAGACCTTAAGCCCCGGTCTGGAGCAATGGCAGTACTTTCACTCCAGCCAGGTCGGGGTCAAGGGCAGCAAGAATTACGCGGGTATCGCCAATCCGGTGGTCGATCACCTGCTCGAACAGTTGCTCGCCGCGCGCACCCGCGACGAGCAGGTCGCCGCCGGCAAGGCGCTCGACCGTGTGCTGCTCTGGCAGCATTACAGCATTCCCAACTGGTACCTCAATTATCACCGTCTGGCCTACCGTAACCGGTTGGCCTTTGTCACCACGCCGCCCTATACCCTGGGCCTGAGCGCGTGGTGGCTGAAGTCTTCGGAGAAAGATCGATGA
- a CDS encoding extracellular solute-binding protein, whose amino-acid sequence MSPIRALLVQASGLLFAGLACAAPQHAVTLYNEPPKYPADFKHFDYVNPDAPKGGVFRQAGFGGFDSLNPFISKGVPADDIGQIYDTLTRHSLDEPFTEYGLIASKIEKAPDNSWVRFYLRPEARFHDGHPVRAEDVVFSFQTLTKEGSPMFRGYYSDVAEAVAEDPLKVLFKFKHSNNRELPLILGQLPVLPKHWWASRDFNKGNLEIPLGSGPYKVTEVKAGRSVRYERVKDYWGKDLPVNRGFYNFDTMTTDYYRDNTVALEALKAGQFDYWLEMAAKNWANAYNVPAVTEGRLIKELIPNSNPTGMQGFVFNLRRPVFQDVRVRQALGLLFDFEWTNKQLFNGAYVRTRSYFENSEMAATGLPDAEQRAILEPFRSKLPAQVFSEAFENPKTDASGMIRAQQREAYQLLQEAGWKIVDDKMVDATGKPVVIEFLLAQTEFERVLLPFKRNLSDLGIDLVIRRVDVSQYINRVRSRDFDMMVGSFPQSNSPGNEQREYWMSAAADKSSSRNSMGLKDPIVDQLVEDLINADSRKSLVAHARALDRVLQWGYYVVPNWHIKSWRVAYWNHIGHPKTSPKYDIGINTWWVKPDAKPAVEVETQLQADPAGTE is encoded by the coding sequence ATGAGCCCTATCCGCGCCCTGCTCGTGCAGGCCAGCGGCTTGCTGTTCGCCGGGCTGGCCTGTGCCGCCCCGCAACACGCCGTGACCCTGTACAACGAGCCACCGAAATACCCCGCCGATTTCAAGCATTTCGATTACGTGAACCCCGATGCGCCCAAGGGCGGCGTGTTCCGTCAGGCCGGGTTCGGCGGCTTCGACAGCCTCAATCCGTTCATCAGCAAAGGCGTGCCCGCCGATGACATCGGGCAAATCTACGACACCCTGACCAGGCACAGCCTCGACGAACCGTTTACCGAATACGGCCTGATCGCCAGCAAGATCGAGAAAGCCCCGGACAACAGTTGGGTGCGTTTCTATCTGCGCCCCGAAGCGCGTTTCCATGACGGCCACCCGGTGCGCGCCGAGGACGTGGTGTTCAGCTTCCAGACGCTGACCAAAGAAGGTTCGCCGATGTTTCGCGGCTATTACAGCGATGTCGCCGAAGCCGTCGCCGAAGACCCGCTCAAAGTCCTGTTCAAGTTCAAGCACAGCAACAACCGCGAACTGCCGCTCATCCTCGGTCAGTTGCCGGTCCTGCCGAAACACTGGTGGGCCAGTCGCGACTTCAACAAGGGCAATCTGGAAATCCCGCTGGGCAGCGGCCCGTACAAGGTCACCGAGGTCAAGGCCGGACGTTCGGTGCGGTACGAGCGGGTCAAGGATTATTGGGGCAAGGACCTTCCGGTCAACCGTGGCTTCTACAACTTCGACACGATGACCACCGACTACTACCGCGACAATACCGTCGCCCTCGAAGCGTTGAAGGCCGGGCAGTTCGATTACTGGCTGGAAATGGCTGCAAAAAACTGGGCCAACGCCTATAACGTTCCCGCCGTTACCGAGGGCCGCTTGATCAAGGAACTGATCCCCAACAGCAACCCGACCGGCATGCAGGGTTTCGTCTTCAACCTGCGCCGCCCGGTGTTTCAGGATGTGCGCGTGCGCCAGGCGCTCGGTCTGCTGTTCGATTTCGAATGGACCAACAAGCAACTGTTCAATGGCGCCTACGTGCGCACCCGCAGTTATTTCGAGAATTCGGAAATGGCCGCCACCGGCCTGCCCGACGCCGAGCAACGGGCGATACTTGAGCCGTTCCGCAGCAAACTGCCGGCGCAGGTGTTCAGCGAAGCCTTTGAGAATCCGAAAACCGACGCCAGCGGCATGATCCGCGCCCAGCAACGCGAGGCCTACCAACTGCTGCAAGAGGCCGGCTGGAAGATCGTCGACGACAAAATGGTCGACGCCACCGGCAAACCGGTGGTCATTGAGTTTCTCCTCGCCCAGACCGAATTCGAACGCGTGCTGCTGCCGTTCAAGCGCAACCTCAGCGACCTCGGTATCGATTTGGTGATCCGCCGCGTTGACGTTTCGCAGTACATCAACCGCGTGCGCTCGCGAGACTTCGACATGATGGTCGGCAGCTTTCCGCAGTCCAACTCGCCGGGTAACGAGCAGCGCGAATACTGGATGAGCGCCGCCGCCGACAAATCCAGCAGCCGCAACAGCATGGGCCTGAAGGATCCGATCGTCGATCAACTGGTGGAAGACCTGATCAACGCCGACTCGCGCAAAAGTCTCGTAGCCCATGCCCGCGCGCTGGACCGCGTGCTGCAATGGGGCTATTACGTCGTGCCGAACTGGCACATCAAGAGTTGGCGCGTGGCGTACTGGAACCACATCGGCCACCCGAAAACCTCGCCCAAATACGACATTGGCATCAACACCTGGTGGGTCAAGCCTGACGCCAAGCCTGCCGTAGAAGTCGAAACCCAACTGCAAGCCGACCCTGCGGGCACGGAGTAA
- a CDS encoding microcin C ABC transporter permease YejB has translation MLAYIFRRLLLIIPTLFGILLINFVIIQAAPGGPVEQMIAKLEGFEGATSRIAGGGAEVAVAGSSYRGAQGLDPALIKEIEHMYGFDKSAPERLWIMVKNYAQLDFGDSFFRDAKVIDLIKEKMPVSISLGLWSTLIMYLVSIPLGIAKATRHGSHFDVWTSSAIIIGYAIPAFLFAILLIVVFAGGSYLDWFPLRGLTSNNFDELSLGGKILDYFWHLALPVTALVIGNFATMTLLTKNSFLDEINKQYVVTAKAKGLTRHRVLYGHVFRNAMLLVIAGFPSAFIGIFFTGSLLVEVIFSLDGLGLMSFEAAINRDYPVVFGTLFIFTLLGLVVKLIGDLTYTLVDPRIDFASREH, from the coding sequence ATGCTGGCGTATATTTTTCGGCGACTGCTGCTGATCATCCCGACCCTGTTCGGCATTCTGCTGATCAACTTCGTGATCATCCAGGCCGCGCCCGGCGGGCCGGTCGAGCAGATGATCGCCAAGCTTGAAGGCTTCGAAGGCGCCACCAGTCGCATTGCCGGCGGCGGTGCCGAGGTGGCGGTAGCAGGTTCCTCCTATCGCGGCGCGCAGGGGCTGGACCCGGCGCTGATCAAGGAAATCGAGCACATGTACGGGTTCGACAAATCGGCCCCGGAACGCCTGTGGATCATGGTCAAGAACTACGCGCAGCTGGATTTTGGCGACAGCTTCTTCCGCGACGCCAAGGTCATCGACCTGATCAAGGAAAAGATGCCGGTATCGATCTCGCTGGGGCTGTGGAGCACGCTGATCATGTACCTGGTGTCGATCCCGCTGGGGATCGCCAAGGCGACGCGGCACGGCAGCCACTTCGACGTCTGGACCAGCTCGGCGATCATCATCGGCTACGCGATCCCGGCGTTTCTGTTTGCCATCCTGCTGATCGTGGTATTTGCCGGCGGCAGCTATCTGGACTGGTTTCCGCTGCGCGGCCTGACGTCGAACAACTTCGACGAGTTGAGCCTGGGCGGCAAGATTCTCGACTACTTCTGGCACTTGGCGCTGCCGGTGACCGCGCTGGTGATCGGCAACTTCGCGACCATGACGCTGCTGACCAAAAACAGCTTCCTCGATGAAATCAACAAACAGTACGTGGTCACCGCCAAAGCCAAAGGCCTGACCCGCCATCGCGTGCTGTACGGCCACGTGTTCCGCAACGCCATGCTGCTGGTGATTGCCGGTTTCCCTTCGGCATTCATCGGCATTTTCTTTACCGGCTCGTTGCTGGTGGAAGTGATTTTCTCGCTCGACGGCCTCGGCCTGATGAGTTTTGAAGCGGCGATCAACCGCGACTACCCGGTGGTGTTCGGCACCCTGTTCATCTTCACCCTGCTCGGGCTGGTGGTGAAACTGATCGGCGACCTCACCTACACCCTGGTCGATCCGCGCATCGACTTCGCAAGCCGGGAGCATTGA
- a CDS encoding ABC transporter permease has translation MNLSPLNRRRFELFKANKRGWWSLWLFLILFGLSLGAELIANDKPLVVHYDNNWYFPAIKRYPETAFGGEFPLEANYKSPYIRELLKAKDAWVLWAPIPYSYQSINYDLKVPAPAPPSADNLLGTDDQGRDVLARVIYGFRISVLFALTLTVLSSIIGVIAGALQGFYGGWVDLAGQRFLEIWSGLPVLYLLIILASFVQPNFWWLLGIMLLFSWMSLVDVVRAEFLRGRNLEYVRAARALGMQNGAIMFRHILPNAMVSTMTFMPFILTGAIGTLTALDFLGFGLPAGSPSLGELVAQGKSNLQAPWLGMSAFAVLALMLSLLVFIGESARDAFDPRK, from the coding sequence ATGAACCTGTCCCCTCTCAACCGCCGGCGCTTCGAACTGTTCAAGGCCAACAAGCGTGGCTGGTGGTCGCTGTGGCTGTTTCTGATCCTGTTCGGCCTGAGTCTGGGCGCCGAGCTGATCGCCAATGACAAACCGCTCGTCGTGCACTACGACAACAACTGGTACTTCCCGGCGATCAAGCGCTACCCGGAAACCGCCTTCGGCGGCGAATTCCCGCTGGAAGCCAATTACAAGAGCCCGTACATCCGCGAACTGCTCAAGGCCAAGGATGCGTGGGTGTTGTGGGCGCCGATTCCCTACAGCTACCAGAGCATCAACTACGACCTGAAAGTCCCCGCGCCGGCACCGCCCTCGGCGGACAACCTGCTGGGCACCGACGATCAGGGCCGCGATGTGTTGGCGCGGGTGATTTACGGTTTCCGCATTTCGGTGCTGTTCGCCCTGACCCTGACCGTGCTCAGTTCGATCATCGGCGTGATTGCCGGTGCGCTTCAGGGTTTCTACGGCGGCTGGGTCGATCTGGCCGGGCAGCGCTTTCTGGAAATCTGGTCAGGGCTGCCGGTGCTGTACCTGCTGATCATCCTTGCCAGTTTCGTCCAGCCGAACTTCTGGTGGCTGCTGGGGATCATGCTGCTGTTCTCGTGGATGAGTCTGGTCGACGTGGTCCGCGCCGAGTTTCTGCGCGGTCGTAACCTTGAATACGTGCGCGCCGCCCGGGCGCTGGGCATGCAAAACGGCGCGATCATGTTCCGCCACATCCTGCCCAACGCCATGGTCTCGACCATGACGTTCATGCCGTTCATCCTCACCGGCGCCATAGGCACGCTCACTGCGCTGGACTTCCTCGGCTTCGGCTTGCCGGCCGGCAGCCCGTCGCTGGGCGAACTGGTCGCCCAAGGCAAATCCAACCTGCAAGCGCCGTGGCTGGGCATGAGCGCGTTTGCCGTGCTGGCGCTGATGTTGAGTTTGCTGGTGTTTATCGGCGAGTCTGCTCGCGATGCCTTCGACCCGAGGAAGTGA